The genomic stretch TGTGGTACATTATTTAACTATTGGCCCGAATATTGGTAGGAACTCGGAGAGACCCGTTTTCCATCGCAGAAGGAGAGGATCATGAGCGTTGATTTTTCCATCAACACCCAGTTTGCCCGGCAGGGCCAGGACGCCGGAGCCGCTTCCGCCGGGTCGGCCATGACCGGGACGTTCATGGGACGCCAGGCCGCGGCCGTGGCTTCGCCCATGTCCCTGCTGGCCGACGCCGCCGAGGAGATGACTTTCGCGGCGGACACGACGGACGAGTTCGAGCTGTCCGACCGCAAGGAACGCAAAAAGCCCTCCGAATCCCTGATCGAACGGGTGCAGATGTATCAGGAGATGATGCACGAGGCCGGCAAGACGCGGGACATGGACGAACTGACCCGCCGGTTGCGCCAGGGCGGAGGGAAGGATCAGGCCTTGCGTGAGGCCCGCGAGCACTTCCCTGACCCGTCGGACGCCTGGGCGGCCCTGGCCGGGTCACTGGATACGCTGGAGAAGGAAGGGGCGGACGCGTCGGTGTGCGACGGCATTCGGGCCGCCATGGACGAGTTGCGGGCGCAGGAGGGGCCGGCCATCCATGCCGGCATCCAGGGCGCTCTGGCCGCCAGGGAATTCGACGGCCTTGGCTCCTCGGACGACCTGCGGGGCATGTATCGCCAGACCGTGCTTGATTTCGGGACCGTCAACGACGTTCTGGCTCATGTTCTCGAACGCCACGGTGACGTCGGTTTCGACAAGGCCATGGATTTTTTGTTCCGCGCCCTGGGCAACGACCTGGCTGCGGATATCCCCAGCATGGACAAGACACATCTGGAAAGCGTGCACGCCAATCTGGGCCAGGTGCGGCTGCTGCAGAGCGCCCATACGCTGTGCGACAAGATGCTTGAGCGCTGGGAGAACGTGCATGGCGTGTATGGGGTGCGGGACGGGTCCCTGCGGCCCATGGACCTTTTGGGTGAGATCGTGGGGCTGCGCAACGAACGCTTCCTCGGGGCCATGCACATCGACCGGATCACTGCGCGGGCGCAGGCTCCGGACATCGAGCACGAGGTTCTTTTTCTGCAGGAAATGCTCAACATGACACGAAGTTTCCCGTCACAGCTCTTCGACGGCGACCAGGAGCGCATGAAAGTGCTCGATGCCGTGCAGGAGCGCGTCGATAACGCCATTGCCCGCGAGGACGAATTTCTCGCGGCCCAGGAAGAGGGTTGACCATGCTTGATCGTGAAATCGCCGAATTCGGTCGCCGGATGGGCATGCCGGACTTCGCCCTCGTCGGCGGCGATGTCGCCGCCCTGGATGTCGAGAGCCTCGGTCGCGTTTATTTTGAAAGGGGCGAGGGGGAGCTTCTCGTTTACCTCGCGTTCCCGATCCCGGCACATGACGCAAAAGCCCCGCAACGGGTGCTGGAGCTGTGTGGATATCGCCATGCCCATCCCATGCCCCTTTGCGGAGGAGTGCATGCGGGCAATGCCGTGCTCCTGACCCGCATGGACGAGCGCACCGTTACGGCCGCCATGCTTGAAAACGCCATTGCGTTTCTGGGAAAGATGCAGGAGCGCATCGCATAATTTCTCTGATTTTTCATATCATAAATTTCGATGCCATGAGGAGACGCCATGGAAACGCAGGTCTTTATAGATGCGCTGAGTCAGGCCCTGGGACAGCAAGTGGAAAAGGACGGGGACGGGGCTTATGCCTTCATGCTCGACGGCGTGCCGGTGCTGCTGCATTACAGGCCGTCGGATTCATCCTTTTTGCTGCACATGGAGATCGGGTATCCGACAGGCCTGGGCGGACGGATTCACGCCCGCTTGCTCGGAGCGAATTTTCTGCTCTCCGAGACCCATGGCGCGGCCATCAGTCTCGATGAACGGACGGGTCTGGCTTTTCTGGAGCTTGCTTTTGGAGTGGATGCTCTGGACGGGGCCGGCTTTGTGGCCAGGATCGAGGGATTTGTCGCCTTGGCGGACGAGTGGACCAGGCGTTTGCGGGAATGGAACGATGAAATCGAATCTCAGGTCGGGGGCCGGATCGAGACCTTCCTGCGTGAATTGGAAAGTGGGACCGAGGACGATCAGGCCGACGAGGTCAAGGCGGCGGAAACAACCATGATTCGGGTGTGAGTCTGCGGCTCGCGTAGTTCAAACAGGTTCACGACCATCAGGGGGATTCATGGCACTGAGCATTGATAATTTTTTCCGTCAGACCGAAGTCGGGGCAACGCAGAGCGATCAGAAAGTTTATGTGCGCCAGGACGAAAAACTGGCCAAGACGTCGGCTTTTTCCTTTTTCCGGGGGCACGCCAGGGCCAGGGAGAACGATACGACGGCCAGGGCCTTTCTTGACACCATTCGCCGCGACCCGGTTTACAGTAAGTATATCGATATCGCCAAAGAAGTGCTCGATGCCAGCCGGCAGGAAGGAAAACCCCTGCGCACCCGGCACATATCCATGGTCAGGGAGCAGGTGGACCGCCAGTTGTCCCTCGATTTGGGCCAGGCCATCGCTATCGGCCAGCGGTTGGCCGGTGAAGGCGTGATTCCCGAAGGATTCGGGACTTCTTTTGGCCAGTTCTGCATGACACATGCCCTGGGCGCCCAGGCTCTGGACGGCCAAGCCCTGCCCGGTGAACTGCTGCGGGATTTTCTCCAGGCCGAAGTTGTGGGGCAGCATG from Desulfomicrobium apsheronum encodes the following:
- the sctW gene encoding type III secretion system gatekeeper subunit SctW, producing MSVDFSINTQFARQGQDAGAASAGSAMTGTFMGRQAAAVASPMSLLADAAEEMTFAADTTDEFELSDRKERKKPSESLIERVQMYQEMMHEAGKTRDMDELTRRLRQGGGKDQALREAREHFPDPSDAWAALAGSLDTLEKEGADASVCDGIRAAMDELRAQEGPAIHAGIQGALAAREFDGLGSSDDLRGMYRQTVLDFGTVNDVLAHVLERHGDVGFDKAMDFLFRALGNDLAADIPSMDKTHLESVHANLGQVRLLQSAHTLCDKMLERWENVHGVYGVRDGSLRPMDLLGEIVGLRNERFLGAMHIDRITARAQAPDIEHEVLFLQEMLNMTRSFPSQLFDGDQERMKVLDAVQERVDNAIAREDEFLAAQEEG
- the sycN gene encoding type III secretion chaperone SycN, producing the protein MLDREIAEFGRRMGMPDFALVGGDVAALDVESLGRVYFERGEGELLVYLAFPIPAHDAKAPQRVLELCGYRHAHPMPLCGGVHAGNAVLLTRMDERTVTAAMLENAIAFLGKMQERIA
- a CDS encoding type III secretion system chaperone, with product METQVFIDALSQALGQQVEKDGDGAYAFMLDGVPVLLHYRPSDSSFLLHMEIGYPTGLGGRIHARLLGANFLLSETHGAAISLDERTGLAFLELAFGVDALDGAGFVARIEGFVALADEWTRRLREWNDEIESQVGGRIETFLRELESGTEDDQADEVKAAETTMIRV